The Psychromonas sp. MME1 genome window below encodes:
- the lolB gene encoding lipoprotein insertase outer membrane protein LolB: MKKLLFSLLLVLFVSGCAQRPAPQISSWQQHQARLQALHNWDFHGKIAFFTTKERRSLNIHWQQTGDDFHINLTTFIGTTILDIQKSEQGTKITDDDGKIYWGDDAQLLIKQLSGLTLPIDNLQQWIKGNPNGARYQLNDHNNVATLSGHDLEKSDWLVEYQQYEATQGINLPYSIQLKHHDLRLKFAISEWHIE, translated from the coding sequence ATGAAAAAATTATTGTTTTCTCTTCTTCTTGTATTGTTCGTTAGTGGATGTGCGCAACGACCAGCGCCACAGATATCATCATGGCAGCAACACCAAGCGCGGTTGCAAGCGTTACATAATTGGGATTTTCACGGCAAAATAGCGTTCTTCACCACAAAGGAAAGACGCAGCTTAAATATACATTGGCAGCAAACAGGCGATGACTTTCATATTAATCTCACTACCTTTATAGGGACCACTATTTTAGACATCCAAAAAAGTGAACAAGGAACGAAGATTACCGATGATGATGGCAAAATATATTGGGGTGATGATGCACAACTGTTAATTAAACAATTATCGGGATTAACGTTACCTATTGATAACCTGCAACAATGGATTAAAGGAAACCCAAACGGTGCTCGCTATCAACTTAACGACCATAACAATGTTGCAACGCTATCTGGTCATGACTTAGAAAAAAGTGACTGGCTAGTCGAATACCAACAATATGAAGCAACACAGGGCATTAACTTGCCTTACAGCATTCAACTCAAACACCACGATTTGCGACTTAAATTTGCCATCTCTGAATGGCACATTGAATAA
- the nadK gene encoding NAD(+) kinase: protein MTGQHTDISEFKTIGLIAKPQHPEAKQTLLALYAFLLKHKLNIVVDCRVADDLPFDNVIKADLLKIGRLCDLAIVIGGDGYMLGAARVLSRFNISVIGVNRGNLGFLTDLDPDNFEQPLAEVLKGNYQTENRFLLEAQVHSHGHMKSTNTAVNEAVLHPDKIAHMIEFEVYVNDNFMLNQRADGLIISTPTGSTAYSLSGGGPILTPNLDAISLLPMFPHTLNSRPIVIDANSCVRLKMSQNNSTEMQISCDSHVNLSVLPGDEVIIKKTTHQLKLVHPKNYNYFHVLQNKLGWGNKLF, encoded by the coding sequence ATGACTGGCCAACATACTGATATTTCTGAATTTAAAACCATTGGCTTAATTGCAAAGCCACAACATCCCGAGGCTAAACAAACTTTATTAGCTTTATACGCGTTTCTACTCAAACATAAGCTCAATATCGTGGTCGATTGCCGCGTTGCTGACGATCTCCCCTTTGATAACGTAATAAAAGCAGACTTACTTAAAATTGGCCGGCTCTGTGATTTAGCCATCGTGATTGGTGGCGATGGTTATATGCTCGGTGCAGCACGTGTTTTATCCCGTTTTAATATCTCAGTAATCGGTGTGAATCGAGGCAATTTAGGCTTTTTAACGGATCTTGATCCCGATAACTTTGAGCAGCCATTGGCAGAAGTACTAAAAGGTAACTATCAAACTGAAAATCGATTTTTATTAGAAGCCCAAGTGCACAGTCACGGCCACATGAAAAGTACCAATACTGCGGTAAACGAAGCCGTTCTGCATCCCGATAAAATAGCACACATGATTGAATTTGAAGTTTACGTTAATGATAACTTCATGCTCAACCAACGTGCCGATGGATTAATTATATCGACGCCAACGGGTTCAACGGCTTATTCTCTCTCCGGAGGCGGCCCTATTTTAACCCCCAATTTAGACGCTATCAGCTTACTTCCAATGTTTCCACATACCTTAAATAGCCGCCCTATTGTGATTGATGCTAATAGCTGTGTACGCTTAAAAATGTCACAAAACAATAGTACTGAAATGCAAATAAGTTGCGATAGCCATGTCAATTTATCTGTGTTACCGGGTGATGAAGTGATTATCAAAAAGACAACACATCAGTTAAAATTAGTTCATCCCAAAAACTATAACTATTTCCATGTATTACAAAATAAACTAGGCTGGGGCAATAAACTTTTTTAA
- a CDS encoding TIGR00341 family protein, giving the protein MSDSFLLFDNETKEQISANILPFFTDKVLPKEWVNDAPAKFSSESRVYAYVSDTNAPAIIEAAIAGQWFLAILPHKQSYYARRGFCVEDNLQQAIQQAQLAPPKKVDILRCNGQLVLSSVVLGECFNLLPTAKSLSWRERIQFAIKSISKIRMLRPQKMSFTTENENCFSTAAIGLVIIDHAYGSSLSQHILPDTDINDGMCHAMIVAPRSSMEILRFFTMAPLHRRVKLPNFLGLLKTKSFTLSSENEVSYKIDGHDHQAEQLTITTEARVLNLLVSDALPINETSSNHKEQRKISRLPSGEAISAMVCKELPFIACAATDEFKELYQLLRENASASPTFLTLMVLATLLASVGLFASSAPVIIGAMILAPLMAPIISLSMALVRQDPQLLSNSIKTLSIGLCLSLGFASLGSFIMPMKTVTPEIAARLSPNLLDLAVAIISGIAGAYAHARIEAAKSMAGVAIAVALVPPLAVTGIGLGWLNFNVAWGALLLFFTNLAGIVLAAALTFLVLGFAPFNRAKKGLTIAFIAVLIVSVPLVISFMRLSDESSIIHQLQGRQIGEVTIRQVHARAVHPLSLSIELVSPSGITDEELDTIKAAIESQLQRTIIMEAQVIIRR; this is encoded by the coding sequence ATGTCCGATAGTTTTTTACTTTTTGATAATGAAACAAAAGAACAAATTAGCGCAAACATCTTACCTTTTTTTACCGACAAGGTCTTACCAAAAGAGTGGGTAAATGATGCGCCGGCAAAATTTAGCTCCGAAAGTAGAGTGTATGCCTATGTCAGTGATACAAATGCCCCTGCAATTATTGAAGCAGCAATTGCAGGGCAATGGTTTCTCGCTATTTTACCCCATAAACAATCCTATTATGCACGCCGAGGATTCTGCGTCGAAGATAATTTACAACAAGCAATTCAACAAGCACAACTCGCTCCGCCCAAGAAAGTCGATATACTACGCTGTAATGGCCAATTAGTTTTAAGCTCAGTGGTACTCGGTGAATGTTTTAATCTACTCCCTACAGCGAAAAGCTTGAGTTGGCGAGAACGGATACAATTTGCCATCAAAAGTATCTCGAAAATTCGCATGCTCAGACCACAAAAAATGAGTTTTACAACCGAAAATGAAAATTGCTTTAGCACTGCAGCCATTGGTTTAGTTATCATTGACCATGCCTATGGTTCATCCTTATCCCAGCATATTTTACCAGATACTGATATTAATGATGGCATGTGTCACGCCATGATTGTTGCTCCTCGTAGTTCGATGGAAATTCTCCGTTTTTTTACCATGGCACCGCTACATCGAAGAGTTAAACTGCCGAACTTTCTTGGATTATTAAAAACCAAATCATTTACACTTAGCAGTGAAAATGAGGTCAGTTATAAAATTGATGGCCATGACCATCAAGCAGAGCAGTTGACTATTACTACAGAGGCTCGGGTATTGAATCTGTTAGTGAGTGATGCCTTACCAATAAATGAGACATCGTCGAATCATAAAGAGCAGAGAAAAATATCACGCTTACCTTCAGGTGAAGCGATTTCCGCTATGGTCTGCAAAGAACTACCATTCATCGCCTGTGCTGCAACGGATGAGTTCAAAGAGCTTTATCAACTATTACGTGAAAACGCTTCAGCTTCCCCCACATTTTTAACACTAATGGTTTTAGCGACTTTATTAGCAAGTGTTGGATTATTTGCAAGTTCCGCACCCGTGATCATCGGCGCAATGATCTTAGCCCCTTTAATGGCCCCTATTATATCCCTATCAATGGCGTTAGTAAGGCAAGATCCACAACTGTTAAGCAACAGTATAAAAACACTCTCAATAGGTCTATGTTTATCACTTGGATTCGCCTCCTTAGGTAGCTTTATCATGCCCATGAAAACAGTGACACCAGAGATAGCGGCTAGGTTAAGCCCCAATTTGCTAGATTTAGCCGTGGCAATTATCTCCGGCATCGCTGGTGCCTATGCACATGCCCGTATTGAAGCCGCAAAAAGCATGGCAGGTGTGGCCATTGCTGTCGCCTTAGTTCCACCACTTGCTGTAACTGGCATCGGCTTAGGATGGCTCAATTTTAATGTTGCTTGGGGCGCATTATTACTCTTTTTCACTAACTTAGCAGGTATCGTATTAGCTGCGGCTTTAACTTTTTTAGTGTTAGGTTTTGCCCCTTTTAATCGTGCTAAAAAAGGGTTAACTATCGCCTTTATAGCGGTATTAATTGTTAGTGTGCCACTGGTCATTAGTTTTATGCGGTTATCGGATGAATCATCTATCATACATCAATTACAAGGGAGGCAAATCGGTGAAGTAACTATTCGTCAAGTTCATGCAAGAGCGGTACACCCCTTATCGTTATCCATTGAATTAGTTTCCCCTAGCGGCATAACTGATGAAGAACTCGATACGATAAAAGCAGCAATAGAGTCACAATTACAACGCACAATTATAATGGAAGCACAGGTTATTATTCGTCGATGA
- the recN gene encoding DNA repair protein RecN, producing MLSQLTIQHFAIVQFLELDFHQGMTTITGETGAGKSIAIDALGLCLGTRAEINMIRQDSDKAEVNARFTLNDTPNAVTWLKNNDLENTADNNECLLRRIITKEGRSRAYINGTPVPLSQLKSLGQLLVNIHGQHAHQSLLKNDIQLNIIDDYAGHHQLLQKVKDTYQGWHFLNKQLQQQQLSLQEKQARKQLLEYQIEELDNFALAEDEFQQIEQEHKRLANSGALLDSCQISLDQLCDGDEIDALTLLRKSISRLEAQIDNDAQLSPIVNSLQEALIQIEEASYELRHFSDNLELDPEHFQTLENRMSEALSLARKHQIQPEMLYPFHQKLSKEYRQLNNSEAQIEELTIELQQAEQSYFQHAEKLSKSRIRYSKELSQKITKSIQQLNMEDGRFHVSLEQSKNKYLSPLGIDSIEFQVATNAGQELAELGKIASGGELSRIGLAIQVIISQRISTPTLIFDEVDVGISGATAAVVGKLLRSLGENTQIFCVTHLPQVAGNGHHQMFVGKQSDGKTTNTTMKKLNTDARIKELARLLGGDSITERTLANAQELLIK from the coding sequence ATGCTTAGCCAGTTAACTATCCAACATTTTGCCATTGTACAATTTTTAGAACTCGATTTTCATCAGGGAATGACGACCATCACCGGTGAAACTGGAGCTGGTAAATCAATTGCGATAGATGCATTAGGCCTATGTTTAGGCACTCGAGCAGAAATCAATATGATACGTCAAGATTCTGATAAAGCAGAAGTTAATGCCCGTTTTACCTTAAATGATACGCCGAATGCAGTGACTTGGCTTAAAAATAACGATCTCGAAAATACCGCAGATAATAATGAATGCTTATTGCGCCGCATCATAACGAAAGAAGGTCGTTCACGAGCTTATATTAATGGCACCCCTGTTCCACTCTCTCAGCTAAAAAGCCTTGGGCAACTATTGGTCAATATCCATGGTCAACATGCTCATCAGAGCCTTTTAAAAAATGATATACAGCTTAATATTATTGACGATTACGCCGGGCATCACCAATTACTGCAAAAGGTAAAAGATACTTACCAAGGGTGGCACTTCTTAAATAAACAATTGCAACAGCAGCAACTTTCATTACAAGAAAAACAAGCACGTAAACAGCTTTTGGAGTATCAAATTGAAGAATTAGATAATTTTGCATTGGCTGAAGATGAATTCCAACAAATTGAACAAGAGCATAAACGTTTAGCCAACAGTGGTGCACTTTTAGATAGCTGTCAAATAAGTCTTGACCAACTCTGTGATGGTGATGAAATCGATGCACTCACATTACTCAGAAAAAGCATATCCAGACTTGAGGCGCAAATTGATAACGATGCGCAATTATCTCCCATCGTTAATAGCTTACAGGAGGCACTCATTCAAATTGAAGAGGCGAGTTATGAACTGCGTCATTTTAGTGACAACTTAGAATTAGATCCTGAACATTTTCAAACATTAGAAAATCGCATGAGTGAAGCGCTCTCTTTGGCACGTAAACATCAAATACAGCCAGAGATGCTCTACCCATTTCATCAAAAATTAAGTAAAGAGTATAGACAGCTCAATAATAGCGAAGCGCAGATAGAAGAACTAACCATTGAACTACAGCAAGCAGAGCAGAGCTATTTTCAACACGCTGAAAAATTAAGTAAAAGTCGCATACGTTACAGCAAGGAACTCAGTCAAAAGATAACCAAAAGTATCCAACAATTAAATATGGAAGATGGCCGCTTCCACGTCTCCTTAGAACAAAGTAAGAATAAATATTTAAGCCCACTTGGCATTGATAGTATTGAATTTCAAGTCGCAACCAACGCAGGACAAGAATTAGCAGAGTTAGGAAAAATAGCCTCTGGTGGTGAATTATCACGTATCGGTTTAGCTATCCAAGTCATTATTAGTCAGCGTATATCCACTCCGACACTAATTTTTGATGAAGTTGATGTGGGAATTAGTGGAGCCACTGCCGCTGTTGTTGGCAAGTTATTACGCAGCTTAGGCGAAAATACACAAATCTTTTGTGTTACACATCTTCCACAAGTAGCTGGAAATGGCCACCACCAAATGTTTGTTGGCAAACAGAGCGATGGCAAAACAACTAACACCACCATGAAAAAACTCAATACCGATGCCCGAATTAAGGAACTCGCACGATTATTAGGTGGTGATAGCATTACCGAACGCACTCTTGCTAACGCCCAGGAGTTACTTATTAAATAA
- the dnaJ gene encoding molecular chaperone DnaJ, protein MAKRDCYEVLGITRSATEKEIKKAYKRLAMKYHPDRTKGDGELEEKFKELQGAYEILSDPQKKAAYDQYGHEGVNQGQGGFGHGDFGDQFGDIFGDIFGGGRRGGAQRPMQGADLRYNMDLTLEEAVKGISKEIQVPTLVHCEQCNGSGAKKGTDAKTCGTCHGQGQVQMRQGFFAVNQTCPTCRGKGKIITDPCHKCHGQGRYERSKTLSVKIPAGVDTGDRIRLSGEGEAGENGAPAGDLYVQMNVLQHEVFVRDGNNLYCEVPISFTEAALGGEIEVPTLDGRVKLKISAETQTGRIYRMRNKGIKSVRSNAVGDLLCKVIVETPVKLSAKQRELLKEFESLCSSSSGKHKPKSEGFLASLKTFFDDLSS, encoded by the coding sequence ATGGCAAAACGAGACTGTTATGAAGTACTAGGTATCACCCGAAGTGCAACAGAAAAAGAGATTAAAAAAGCGTATAAACGCTTGGCTATGAAGTACCATCCCGACCGTACAAAAGGCGATGGTGAGCTTGAAGAGAAATTTAAAGAGCTACAGGGTGCATACGAAATTTTAAGTGATCCACAAAAGAAAGCGGCTTATGATCAATATGGTCACGAAGGCGTCAACCAAGGCCAGGGTGGATTTGGTCACGGTGATTTTGGTGATCAGTTTGGTGATATTTTTGGTGATATTTTTGGTGGTGGTAGACGTGGTGGCGCTCAACGCCCAATGCAAGGTGCCGACCTACGCTATAATATGGATTTGACGCTTGAAGAAGCGGTGAAAGGTATTTCCAAAGAGATCCAAGTACCAACTTTAGTTCATTGTGAACAATGTAATGGTTCTGGTGCGAAAAAGGGGACTGATGCAAAAACATGTGGAACTTGTCATGGACAAGGTCAAGTGCAAATGCGTCAAGGATTTTTTGCTGTCAATCAGACCTGTCCTACCTGTCGTGGTAAAGGTAAAATCATTACAGATCCTTGTCATAAGTGTCATGGTCAAGGGCGCTATGAAAGAAGTAAAACCCTATCTGTGAAAATACCAGCAGGGGTTGATACTGGCGATCGTATTCGCTTAAGTGGTGAGGGCGAGGCTGGTGAAAATGGTGCTCCAGCGGGCGATTTATATGTGCAAATGAATGTCTTGCAGCATGAAGTTTTTGTGCGTGATGGCAATAATCTTTATTGTGAAGTGCCTATTAGCTTTACAGAAGCCGCTTTGGGGGGCGAAATAGAAGTACCGACTCTTGATGGTCGAGTCAAACTGAAAATTTCGGCTGAAACTCAAACGGGGCGAATTTATCGCATGCGCAATAAAGGTATTAAATCTGTGCGCAGTAATGCCGTTGGTGATTTATTATGTAAAGTGATCGTTGAAACACCAGTGAAACTATCTGCTAAACAGCGAGAACTACTCAAAGAGTTTGAATCTCTTTGTTCTTCTAGTTCAGGAAAACATAAACCTAAATCGGAAGGTTTTTTGGCTAGCTTAAAAACATTCTTTGATGATTTAAGTAGTTAA
- the grpE gene encoding nucleotide exchange factor GrpE translates to MSEENKVADEALDAVDAVASDEQIKAEAEVETESEVGAEVDLVSELTKKLALAEKTINDQKESVLRAQADMENLRRRATLDIEKAHKFALDKFADGLLPVIDSLEMAISHADKEDEALKPMVDGVELTLKSMLSTIEKFGLKMIDPQDQEFDPEKHQAMSMQAVAGVPANKVIAVMQKGYELNGRLIRPAMVMVSKAAD, encoded by the coding sequence ATGAGTGAAGAAAATAAAGTAGCTGATGAAGCGTTAGATGCAGTTGATGCAGTAGCAAGTGATGAACAGATTAAAGCAGAAGCTGAAGTTGAAACCGAATCAGAGGTTGGTGCTGAGGTTGATCTTGTCTCTGAGCTTACTAAAAAATTAGCCTTAGCTGAGAAAACTATTAATGATCAAAAAGAATCTGTGCTTCGCGCCCAAGCGGATATGGAAAATTTACGTCGTAGAGCAACGCTGGATATAGAAAAGGCACATAAATTTGCACTGGATAAATTTGCCGATGGTTTATTACCTGTCATTGATAGTTTAGAAATGGCTATCAGTCATGCTGACAAAGAAGACGAAGCGTTAAAACCAATGGTTGATGGGGTTGAGCTAACGTTGAAATCAATGCTCTCTACCATCGAAAAATTTGGTCTGAAAATGATCGATCCACAAGATCAAGAGTTTGATCCTGAGAAACACCAAGCGATGAGCATGCAAGCTGTTGCTGGTGTTCCTGCTAATAAAGTTATTGCGGTAATGCAAAAAGGCTATGAATTAAATGGTCGCCTAATTCGTCCTGCGATGGTCATGGTTTCTAAGGCCGCCGATTAA
- the ispE gene encoding 4-(cytidine 5'-diphospho)-2-C-methyl-D-erythritol kinase, translating to MKIQTIRWPAPAKLNLFLYINGQRQDGYHELQTLFQFIDICDYLTITPNSSSEITLSGAIANIALEDNLIYKAAMLLKKSAPKHLGANINVEKNLPMGGGLGGGSSDAATTLVALNYHWQLQLDRQQLAKLSMTLGADVPIFIFGKAAIAEGIGEILSPVTPTENYYLLAIPSCHVSTPLVFGDPELTRDTRKQPHQRLMQQAWENDCQTCVKNNYPEVAKIIEWLVEYAPTRLTGTGGCVFSTFNNASEAQVVMDKAPKWLNIRTTQGLNNSPLNELLSTLDQNQQNIVN from the coding sequence ATGAAAATTCAAACAATTCGTTGGCCAGCCCCTGCTAAATTGAATCTTTTTCTATATATCAATGGACAACGCCAAGATGGCTATCACGAATTACAGACCCTATTTCAATTTATCGATATTTGTGACTACTTAACTATTACACCTAATTCATCTAGTGAAATAACACTATCTGGCGCTATTGCTAATATTGCATTAGAAGACAACCTTATCTATAAGGCCGCCATGTTATTAAAAAAATCAGCGCCAAAACATCTCGGTGCGAATATTAATGTTGAAAAAAATCTACCTATGGGTGGGGGCTTAGGGGGAGGCTCATCCGATGCAGCAACGACCTTAGTGGCATTAAATTACCATTGGCAACTCCAGTTGGACAGACAACAATTAGCTAAATTGAGTATGACACTCGGGGCCGATGTCCCTATTTTTATTTTTGGTAAAGCCGCTATTGCAGAAGGGATTGGGGAAATATTAAGCCCAGTAACTCCAACTGAAAACTATTATCTGCTAGCCATCCCCTCATGCCATGTCTCTACGCCCCTTGTTTTTGGGGATCCAGAGCTAACACGTGATACACGTAAGCAACCCCATCAACGATTAATGCAACAGGCATGGGAAAATGATTGCCAAACTTGTGTAAAAAATAACTACCCCGAGGTTGCCAAGATAATAGAGTGGTTGGTAGAATACGCACCGACTAGGTTAACTGGAACGGGAGGATGTGTTTTTAGCACCTTTAATAATGCAAGTGAAGCCCAAGTTGTAATGGATAAAGCGCCTAAGTGGTTGAATATTCGCACCACTCAAGGTTTAAATAATTCACCACTAAATGAATTATTATCCACTCTAGATCAAAATCAACAAAATATTGTTAATTAG
- a CDS encoding FKBP-type peptidyl-prolyl cis-trans isomerase has product MSELQLNTQEQQVSYGIGLQMGEQLASNPFEGLDISAVSQGLKDAFAGLESKVSQADLQAAFQVISERMQAVEAEQAKVLGAAGEAFLAENAKKEGVVVTESGLQYEVISAGEGEKPTAASTVRVHYHGSLIDGTVFDSSVERGQPAEFPVGGVIAGWTEALQLMPVGAKYRLAIPADLAYGARGAGAAIGPHSTLVFDVELLEIK; this is encoded by the coding sequence ATGTCTGAATTACAACTAAACACACAAGAGCAGCAAGTAAGTTACGGTATTGGTTTGCAAATGGGTGAGCAGCTAGCTTCTAATCCATTTGAAGGGCTTGATATTTCAGCTGTTTCTCAAGGACTGAAGGATGCATTTGCGGGTCTTGAAAGTAAAGTTAGCCAAGCTGATTTACAAGCTGCTTTCCAAGTTATCTCTGAACGTATGCAAGCTGTAGAAGCGGAACAAGCAAAAGTACTTGGTGCTGCAGGCGAAGCATTTCTTGCTGAAAATGCGAAGAAAGAAGGCGTTGTAGTGACTGAATCAGGTCTTCAATATGAAGTTATCTCTGCTGGTGAAGGCGAAAAACCGACTGCAGCTTCAACGGTTCGTGTTCACTACCATGGTTCTTTAATTGATGGTACTGTATTTGATAGTTCTGTTGAACGTGGTCAACCTGCTGAATTCCCTGTAGGTGGTGTGATTGCTGGTTGGACGGAAGCGTTACAATTAATGCCTGTTGGTGCTAAATATCGTTTAGCTATTCCTGCAGACTTAGCATATGGTGCTCGTGGTGCGGGTGCGGCGATTGGTCCCCACTCTACATTAGTATTTGATGTTGAGTTATTAGAGATTAAATAA
- the dnaK gene encoding molecular chaperone DnaK, with product MGKIIGIDLGTTNSCISVMDGNVAKIIENAEGDRTTPSIIAYTEGGEILVGQPAKRQSVTNPTNTLFAIKRLIGRRFEDEEVQRDIKIMPYKIIKSDNDDAWVEARGKKMAPPQVSAEVLKKMKKTAEDYLGEAVTGAVITVPAYFNDAQRQATKDAGRIAGLDVKRIINEPTAAAFAYGVNTSKGDSVVAVYDLGGGTFDISIIEIDEVDGEKTFEVLATNGDTHLGGEDFDNRLINYLVSEFKKDQGFDLSSDPLAMQRVKEAAEKAKIELSSAQHTDINLPYITADASGPKHLNIKVTRAKLESLVEDMVKATLEPLRIALKDADLSVGEINDVILVGGQTRMPLVQKTVAEFFGKEARKDVNPDEAVAMGAAIQGAVLSGDKTDVLLLDVTPLSMGIETMGGVMTKVIDKNTTIPTKQSQTFSTAEDNQSAVTIHILQGERKRAADNKSLGQFNLEGIRAATRGTPQIEVTFDMDADGILHVSAKDKDTNKEQKITIKSNSGLSDDEIEQMVRDAEANAEADKVFEEVVQARNQADAMIHGTRKQIEEAGDALPGDEKEKIEAAIKELEDVLKSEDKAAIEAKTTALAEASQKLMEIAQQKAQAEQAGGAEPTQKNEKQDDDIVDAEFEEVKDDKK from the coding sequence ATGGGTAAAATAATTGGTATTGATTTAGGTACAACAAATTCATGTATTTCTGTCATGGATGGTAATGTTGCTAAAATTATTGAAAATGCAGAGGGCGATCGTACAACGCCATCAATTATCGCCTACACTGAAGGCGGTGAAATCTTAGTTGGTCAACCAGCTAAACGTCAATCAGTGACTAACCCTACAAATACATTATTTGCGATTAAACGACTAATCGGTCGTCGTTTTGAAGATGAAGAAGTACAACGTGATATCAAGATCATGCCTTACAAAATTATCAAATCAGATAATGATGATGCATGGGTTGAAGCGCGTGGTAAGAAAATGGCGCCGCCACAAGTCTCTGCTGAAGTTTTGAAAAAAATGAAGAAAACAGCGGAAGATTACTTAGGTGAAGCGGTTACCGGTGCTGTTATTACTGTGCCTGCCTATTTTAACGATGCACAACGTCAAGCAACGAAAGATGCGGGGCGCATCGCTGGCTTAGATGTAAAACGTATCATCAATGAGCCAACGGCTGCAGCATTTGCATACGGTGTTAATACATCTAAGGGTGACAGCGTAGTTGCGGTATACGACTTAGGTGGCGGTACATTTGATATTTCAATCATTGAAATTGATGAAGTAGACGGCGAAAAAACCTTTGAAGTATTAGCGACAAATGGTGATACCCACCTTGGTGGTGAAGATTTTGATAACCGTTTAATCAATTACTTAGTGAGTGAATTTAAAAAAGACCAAGGCTTTGATTTATCGAGCGACCCATTGGCAATGCAACGTGTTAAAGAAGCAGCAGAAAAAGCTAAAATTGAGCTTTCATCTGCACAGCATACCGATATTAATTTACCTTACATCACTGCTGATGCATCTGGTCCAAAACATCTTAATATCAAGGTTACGCGTGCAAAACTTGAATCGCTTGTTGAAGATATGGTTAAAGCGACACTTGAACCACTTCGTATTGCCCTAAAAGATGCTGATTTATCTGTTGGTGAAATCAACGATGTAATTTTAGTTGGTGGCCAAACGCGTATGCCACTGGTACAAAAAACAGTAGCTGAGTTCTTTGGTAAAGAAGCGCGTAAAGATGTAAATCCTGATGAAGCTGTGGCAATGGGTGCTGCGATTCAAGGTGCGGTATTGTCTGGTGATAAAACAGATGTATTGTTATTAGACGTGACACCATTATCAATGGGCATTGAAACTATGGGTGGTGTGATGACTAAGGTTATTGACAAAAATACCACTATCCCAACCAAACAGTCACAAACCTTTTCAACGGCCGAAGACAACCAAAGTGCGGTTACTATTCACATTTTACAAGGTGAGCGTAAACGTGCTGCGGATAATAAGTCGCTTGGTCAGTTTAATCTTGAAGGTATTCGTGCTGCAACCCGTGGTACTCCACAAATCGAAGTGACTTTTGATATGGATGCTGATGGTATACTACATGTATCAGCGAAAGACAAAGATACGAATAAAGAGCAAAAAATAACCATTAAATCAAATTCTGGTTTAAGTGATGATGAAATTGAACAAATGGTGAGAGATGCTGAAGCGAATGCCGAAGCGGATAAAGTGTTTGAAGAAGTTGTACAGGCTCGCAACCAAGCAGATGCAATGATCCATGGAACACGTAAACAAATTGAAGAAGCTGGTGATGCATTACCTGGTGATGAAAAAGAGAAAATTGAAGCGGCTATCAAAGAATTAGAAGATGTTCTAAAAAGTGAAGACAAAGCTGCAATTGAAGCTAAAACAACAGCCCTTGCTGAAGCATCACAAAAGCTAATGGAAATTGCACAACAAAAAGCACAAGCTGAACAAGCGGGTGGTGCAGAGCCGACTCAGAAAAATGAAAAGCAAGATGATGATATCGTTGATGCTGAGTTTGAAGAAGTAAAGGATGATAAAAAGTAA